The genomic region TATAGGTTTGCTGTAACCAGGAAGGATCACTTTGATACTCATATGAACAatatttatttctctattttatttacaaggtattcataaaatgaactttttttaaatggcagtgcACAGCTGTGTAAAACAAGGTTCTGTTCAGTTTAACTAAAGTTTAAGAGAATGTAGATGTACCTGGTGCAAAGAAAGAGTACTGAACCACTAGTAAGGCCACATTTATGTTCTCGTACAAATGTGATATAGATAGCTGTTTCAAGTTGAAAGGCACAATATGGGGACAAACTAGAACACCACATATGTTATTCTTCAATGGGCTATAAAGCAGCAGTTCTAGTAGAAAATAATATCCCACTAAGTTCCATGGAGTGCCAACCAAACATGGTTATGGGTTAATCACTTTTTTCCAAAACTgcttcatttttgttattttattgcataTATAAGAGCAGTAGAGATTCCTTAATGCTCAAAAAAGTCAAAGGAATACGCAGTATTTTGAGTGGAAACAAACGTGACTAATATCAATAGGATCTAGCTGATACGTCTGCAccaaaacacaataaaacactAAACTATACAAATGTTTACCTCAAAGTTACCTCTTTCACTATGACCACTGACTATACACCActgcatgtaaaaaaataattctgggTCAAATATAATATTGTCAAGTTAATAAAAATGGTACGTTATATTACATAATTGCCCTATCCTTTAGATTGGCTGAATGACATAAAATCAATAAGGCAGGCAAGGCTATCCATTAACTCCATCTCAGGATGGGAAATTTGGACTTGTAAGGCAGTGGTTTTGGCAGCGTATTTGGATGGCTCGTGTTGTCATCTTGACAAAAGCCAAATAAGCAGCTAGTTGCCCTGGATGTTGTTCGATTGAAGCAAACAGGGTCTTAAAAAAAGCAGAAAGGCATTTCAGGTGGCTAGATCAAGATTTAAAGAAGACCTGCATAGTACTGACTAAAAGCTACATCTGTGCAGATGCTCAAGATGATGGGAATTCCCAAGAGCCTGTGTGTACACTGGTGAAAGATACAGGGAGGCCAGGTGACCTCTACAGTGGATATGCCAGACTTCCTAATTAGCAAGAAGATATCAGAAGCACTTATACCCACCAGTTGTTCTATAATACTAAAGCACAGCTGCTGCATAGTAATACAAAAGGTGTTAGTAAAGAGTAGGCCAGACAAGTGCAACCTACAGCCCTCCAGCTATTGAATAACAACAGCTCCCATTAACCCCTCAACAACCGAAGTTGTGGAGCAGTctggagttgtagttctgcagcacCTGGTGGGATACAATCATTTGATGGTGGAGCACTCAGGAATCATAAGGGATAAGTCCAGTTACATAAGGATATGAAGGTGATGGATTGGGAACAAGATGGAAGTAACAGCTAAGGCATCCATCAGGGGTTATACTGGGCAGCATCATTCCCGAGTCCTGGAAATATCCAGTTGCATTAGTAGCAGGAGAGTCCTGGTATTTTGTTTGCATGGCGTCCCAGGGGGCGAGTGGCTTTTTGATGTGGGCCAGTGCTTGAAGTGAGTGAGTGTGGGTCTGTCCCCAGCTATAGCACAGGCAGTGATAGCACAATGGCTAGGAGCATCATGTAAGCAGTCCATGCAGAGGCAACAGTCCGAGCACCATTTTGCGACCCCCTACTGGCACCGTCCTGATCTCCGGCCTTCCCAGACGGCTGCGGATAATACTCGTAGGAGCCTTCCTTGGTGCCGGGCTCGTCAGCATAGTCCTCCTCGTCGTCATAGTCATACTCGGACCTCCCGCTGCTCCCCGGGCCCGCGTTCGCCAAATCCAGGCCGAAGCACAGGCGGGCCATGTTCTCCTTGATGGACTCGCAGATGGGCCTCTCGTGTCCGTCGCACTCGCACTCGCTGAGCAGCATGGCCTTGGGCACCCGCATCATGTCCTCTATCACCTCTTTGCACTCGTCCGTGCAGCGCAGCCCGTCGAAGAGGCGGCCGCACTTTGTCAGGTAGCGGCTCAGGGACATCCCGCAGCGCCAGTCTCCCTCGCACAACTTGCGCGCCTCCATACAGCCCATCACCCCGCGGCCGTTGGAAGTGCTGCCGGCTCCGCTGTCCCTGCTGGTCCTCGGCATACACGGCTCCACAGCTCTTTTGGTGGCGCGGCACGTTTCGTCCATGGCGCAGTCGCAGTCCTCCAGAGCCGGTCCCCACCTGGTGTGGTTGAGCTGGATGAGGGCAGAGATACAGTGGCTGGGGCACCGGCGccgggatgatgatgatgatgatgatgaagaagaggcGGCCTCTCCCCCCGGCCTGGGCAGCACCGACGAGCACGCATCTACATACTGTCTGTAGGCATAGCTGCACTCCGCTTCCTCTTGGCACCGCATCATTGCCTGCCAGCAGATTAGCCGCCGGCCCCACGATCCCCCGAGCAGGGAGCCCAACAGCAGCAGCATCACGCGCAGCAGCGCcatcgcctcctcctcctccgcgGGAATGTGCAAAGGGACTAGAGACGCACAaagatcagcagcagcagcagtgcttcTCCGGGCTCCGCACACTCCGCATGGGGATGAGCAGGCAGCGCACTAGGGACTCTCACAGCATGAAATCCTCGGACAGCTGGGGGGCCGGAGCTCAGCGGCTCTCACAATAGCAGGGGCGTCCCGTTGCTTTGTAAGTTCATGTCGTGTTCTTCTGCCCAGGCTGTATTCTCATCTCATGCACAATATAAAAAGCCACGGCTCTCTGCTGCCTTCTCTACCTCCGGACTTGCTTCAGCAGCTCCTTCTCCTGGTGCCGTGACCTTTGTAAACTCCAGAGTCTTTTCACTTTCTACGGGAGGGGAGGGAAAAGCCGAGTGCGCTGCTGCTCCCCGGGCCGCCTATTCCACTCTGTTAGGATGCGAGGGGGGGCGTAGCGCACATGAAGTACACAAATGTCCAGTCTTTCACAGTCTTACACTAGTTACATGTCATTCTGCGCGCACAGAGTAAGCAAACAAACAACTGCAACCCACAGCGTGTGTACAGCTTCTCCTCCAGCCTTGCCTACTACACTGTTTTGTTCCTCATCCCTTGCCCTTTGCTCGGCCCCTTTCCCGGCTTCTCCCGATGCTATTGGTCCAGCCGCTTGTTgttcaaactttttttgtgtgAGGGGTGGGGGTCCTCTGTAGGGGGATGGTGATGGATGGAGCAAATGCTTTACATATCCTGACATATACCCCACACTTTTCTACAGACCCtccttttattattgttttttttttctaccagccTAGTGGGACAGAAATAGGGTGTGTGTGCTCTGCTTACAGCTGTAGCGTGTTGGCTTTGGACTTTGAAGATGTGGAGGACACACAACTCAAGATAAATcagatacattattttattagtcTGGTGAAGTGAGTTGCCATTTAATATAGAATCAGGATGCAAACTGCATGAAGCAATTGTGTGTATACCCAGTCAGTATAAGGGGTT from Xenopus laevis strain J_2021 chromosome 1S, Xenopus_laevis_v10.1, whole genome shotgun sequence harbors:
- the gas1.S gene encoding growth arrest-specific protein 1 — its product is MALLRVMLLLLGSLLGGSWGRRLICWQAMMRCQEEAECSYAYRQYVDACSSVLPRPGGEAASSSSSSSSSSRRRCPSHCISALIQLNHTRWGPALEDCDCAMDETCRATKRAVEPCMPRTSRDSGAGSTSNGRGVMGCMEARKLCEGDWRCGMSLSRYLTKCGRLFDGLRCTDECKEVIEDMMRVPKAMLLSECECDGHERPICESIKENMARLCFGLDLANAGPGSSGRSEYDYDDEEDYADEPGTKEGSYEYYPQPSGKAGDQDGASRGSQNGARTVASAWTAYMMLLAIVLSLPVL